The Brachyhypopomus gauderio isolate BG-103 chromosome 2, BGAUD_0.2, whole genome shotgun sequence genome contains a region encoding:
- the foxd7 gene encoding forkhead box D7 → MTLDTDLMDDLVIDVVGEGSKDSGEENLSSLPLVDAKVSDPGLNSDGRFDDKGKDALAAKNPAAPNKSPSVKPPYSYIALITMAILQSPKKRLTLSEICDFISHRFVYYREKFPAWQNSIRHNLSLNDCFVKMPREPGNPGKGNYWTLDPNSADMFENGSFLRRRKRFKRQHFKFGMFREQSVDPGGFLNVSYSAYGLGASCVQVPGLDIYPFGCHHHNRTSCAPGVPPVGSILPALSSVFSRSSYPTKTLPAHPLSAGSLTPGRNNDVTAPLNPSSSYVSPNVFHPVAFPQFLSLQYEYQKLQTLRGNLDTSNKHVYLGSAID, encoded by the coding sequence ATGACCTTGGACACAGATTTAATGGACGACCTCGTTATCGACGTGGTGGGAGAGGGCAGTAAAGATTCGGGAGAAGAGAACCTCTCCAGTTTACCTCTCGTGGACGCGAAAGTGTCCGACCCGGGATTGAACTCGGACGGTCGTTTTGACGATAAGGGGAAAGATGCCCTGGCAGCAAAGAACCCCGCAGCTCCGAATAAAAGCCCCTCGGTGAAGCCACCATACTCCTACATCGCTCTAATAACCATGGCCATCCTGCAGAGTCCAAAGAAGCGACTCACCCTCAGTGAAATATGCGACTTTATCAGCCACCGGTTCGTGTACTATAGAGAGAAGTTCCCAGCTTGGCAAAACTCTATCAGACATAATCTGTCACTAAATGACTGCTTCGTCAAAATGccccgcgaacctggcaacccCGGCAAAGGAAACTACTGGACCCTGGACCCGAACTCCGCGGATATGTTCGAAAACGGAAGTTTTCTACGAAGGAGGAAACGCTTCAAACGGCAGCATTTCAAGTTCGGCATGTTTAGAGAGCAGTCGGTGGATCCGGGCGGGTTCCTCAACGTGTCCTACAGCGCGTACGGGCTCGGCGCGTCCTGCGTGCAGGTACCGGGTCTGGACATCTACCCGTTCGGCTGCCACCATCACAACCGCACGTCTTGCGCTCCGGGCGTCCCGCCGGTGGGCTCCATTCTCCCCGCACTCTCCTCTGTGTTTTCGAGGAGTTCTTACCCTACCAAAACTTTACCGGCCCATCCCCTGTCCGCCGGGTCTTTAACCCCTGGACGGAACAATGATGTGACCGCTCCACTCAACCCAAGTTCGTCATACGTGTCACCGAATGTTTTCCACCCTGTGGCTTTTCCCCAGTTCCTCAGCCTTCAGTATGAATACCAGAAGTTGCAGACACTGAGAGGTAACCTGGACACGTCTAATAAACACGTATACTTGGGCAGCGCCATTGATTAG